Proteins from one Miscanthus floridulus cultivar M001 unplaced genomic scaffold, ASM1932011v1 os_1157_2, whole genome shotgun sequence genomic window:
- the LOC136533739 gene encoding F-box/FBD/LRR-repeat protein At1g13570-like, translating to MWMWWFPPLRRRLSSSPDAAALSVDDEVTQHNNNPATGLRFTDLPPDILYTIVSKLPAKEIARSSVLSSEWRRCMRLWSACPRLTFHAVSICKCERYELSETTQVARFIPHVNGVLQKHRSRCAVVETLEVRTDFVGGAHGLLAHHIHMWVEFAVSSSRTKNLSLDLKPETWWEHDGSCLPRKQDLYVFPFRLLLSVSDNNWGSSLQQLHLSFVSFRPPSQFKGFPNLRKLRLDVLHMAREDLEHLLSRCASKIQWLHINRCVVDDQLTLATPLPSLLYLNVQCGLVTKIDINAANLATFEYTGRLVPIRLVHSLNLQSANLDLLMAVFEHALISLVNGIPSVQSLTTDLRLGLKYLELLIRYFHYEVDKLLYSSVSFLRAAPFIEKLEVHYAGFNLWFAQGGPSRKDFGQCKCKYYHLKNVWISGFKATRGQLEFLLHIIENADALEVLRVEIGQYPPYNYRRYGGGEPPVEEAKQIARTTISTVLPQHVTFDIV from the exons ATGTGGATGTGGTGGTTTCCTCCTCTCCGCCGCCGGCTCTCCTCGTCCCCCGACGCAGCAGCATTGTCAGTCGACGACGAGGTGACCCAACACAACAACAACCCAGCAACAGGCCTTCGATTCACCGATCTTCCACCG GACATTTTGTACACGATCGTGTCGAAGCTGCCGGCAAAAGAAATTGCAAGAAGTAGCGTCCTGTCAAGCGAGTGGAGGCGATGCATGCGTCTGTGGTCAGCGTGCCCCAGGCTAACCTTCCATGCTGTGTCGATATGCAAATGCGAGAGGTACGAGCTGAGCGAAACCACCCAGGTGGCGAGATTCATCCCTCACGTCAACGGCGTCTTGcagaaacaccgtagccgctGCGCCGTCGTGGAAACGCTTGAGGTAAGAACCGATTTCGTCGGCGGCGCCCACGGCCTGCTAGCTCATCACATCCACATGTGGGTGGAATTTGCCGTCTCGTCGTCGCGGACCAAGAACCTATCCCTGGATCTCAAGCCCGAAACCTGGTGGGAGCACGATGGATCTTGTCTACCCCGAAAGCAGGATCTGTACGTGTTTCCTTTCCGGCTGCTTCTTTCAGTTTCAGACAACAACTGGGGAAGCAGCCTGCAGCAGCTGCACCTTAGCTTTGTATCTTTCAGACCACCGTCGCAGTTCAAAGGCTTCCCGAATCTGAGGAAGCTTCGTCTGGACGTGCTGCATATGGCCAGGGAGGATCTTGAGCACCTGCTGTCCCGTTGCGCCAGCAAGATCCAGTGGCTTCACATAAACAGATGCGTCGTCGACGATCAACTCACGCTGGCGACTCCACTGCCTAGTCTGCTCTACCTCAATGTTCAATGCGGCCTCGTCACCAAGATAGACATCAATGCTGCCAATCTAGCTACCTTTGAGTACACCGGACGCTTGGTACCTATCCGTCTTGTCCATTCGTTGAACCTGCAAAGTGCAAATCTTGACTTGCTCATGGCGGTTTTTGAGCATGCGCTCATATCCCTTGTCAATGGTATTCCAAGCGTGCAGAGCCTCACCACCGATTTGAGGCTTGGTTTGAAATATCTAGAG TTGCTAATTCGATATTTCCACTACGAGGTTGACAAGCTTCTTTATTCATCGGTTTCATTCCTGAGAGCCGCACCGTTTATTGAAAAGCTGGAGGTCCAT TATGCTGGCTTCAATCTATGGTTTGCACAAGGGGGTCCAAGCCGAAAAGACTTTGGGCAatgtaaatgcaaatattatcATTTGAAGAACGTATGGATCTCAGGATTCAAAGCAACAAGAGGGCAACTCGAATTTCTTCTCCATATCATTGAAAATGCGGATGCACTGGAGGTTCTTAGAGTAGAAATTGGTCAATATCCACCATATAATTACCGGCGATATGGAGGCGGTGAACCACCCGTCGAGGAAGCTAAACAAATTGCTAGAACCACCATCAGTACAGTACTCCCGCAGCATGTCACGTTTGATATTGTCTAG